ATGCCGTGCTCGTTCAATCCCGCCAGGGTCTGGGTCATGGGCTTTACTTACCCCTCACCCTAACCCTGTCCCACAAGGGGAGAGGGAATAATAAGGAAAGGACTTTTGGCCATGGCTACATGTGGCGGGCACGGAGGCCCGCCCCACCGGAGCGGAGGGTCACCCCACCCTATGAATCCCCTTGGGCAAGAGAGGAACCTCAAGTTTCTTCCTTTTTGGTCACTTCTGGCAGGGGCGCTCCCTCGGGATTATAAAAGATCCGTATCCTGGCCGGCGGCAGGTTGAATTCCAAATGAGAACGCAATTTAAGTGGAATGGTATCGGGGGTCAGGTCTTTCCAGGCCCGAACCGGCTTTCCCAAAAGTTTGGTCAGGTCAGGGATGGCTACCGTCTGAGGTTCGGCTGTGGCATTGATCACCGCCAGAACTCGGCCTTTGCGGCTTTCCCGGGATTTGAGCAGGAGCGCCACCGGCTCTTCCTCCGGATTGACCCGGGCCTGAGGTCCTTCCTCCAGAAGCACCGGGCAAGCCTTCTTCATCCGGTTCACCCCCTTAATAAAGGATGTCAGGTCGTAGGTGGGGGTTTCCCAGTCCTGAGGGCAGGTTTCAACCACATTAAGGCGCTTCTTGAACCCATATTCATAGCCGATGGGCATCATCAATCCGGTAGAGAAGTAGGCCGCGAAGAGGTAGCGTTGCCGGGCTATTTCCGGGGCGCCGCCGCTTTCTGCGGCCAGCCGTTCGGTGTCGTGGGACTCCGGGAAGCTGACCGAGGGGGCCAGGTGACGGAAGGTGTTGTACTGTTCCAGGCACCAGGGCTCTTTATAATCCCACCACTTGGAGCTGTTATAGAGAAAATCGAACCCCGAGGAAGAGAGCTGGGAGCACTCTTCCAGACGGCACCCCAAGGTCTCGGCGAAAAATTGGGCTTGGGGTTCCAGGTTCTTGGCCTCGCCAATGAGGCGGCCCCAGAAGTCGCCGGGGATTTTATACGCGGCATCGGCCCTAAACCCCATGAAGCCCAGGCGCAGGTATTTGGCCACGACGGCGTCGAAGAAGTGCAGCAAGCCTTCGGGGTCGGGAGGCGGCCAGTACTCCAACTCGGCCAGGTCGCCCCACACTGTGACCTTAGTGGCATCCGCAGGGTCGATGGCGCCTGGGTGCTTGATCTTGCCTTTTTTGTCTTTGGCGTACCACTCGGGATGCTCCGTCACCAGGGGCGAGTCGATGGCGGTATGGTTGATCACCAGGTCCATCATCACCTTGAGGCCCCGGCCCTGGGCCGCCTTGAGAAAATGTACCAGGGCCGCTTCCGGGTCCTGGCCGGATTCGGGAAAAAAGCGGGGATTAAGGCCAAAATAATCTTTAATGGCATAGAGGCTGCCGGACAGGCCCGGGGTGTTGATGGGGTTGAGAAAGATCCAGGTAAAGCCCAGGCCCGCGATGCGGTCCAGGTGCTCCTCCCACTGGGGGATGGTCCCGGCCAGGGGCGGAAAGAGATTGTAGAGTAGAGCTGGTTCGGCCGTTTCAGGCATCTATCACCTCTTAGTAAATGCAGTGATCAGTGGTCAGTGGTCAGTATAAGCAGGAGCAAACTACTGACCGTTTACAACTATTTTTCCCGCCCCCGGGCCTCATTCAGGCGGGCCGCGATCCGGGCGGGTTCCGGGTCTTGAATCATTTGGTCCAGGGTCAAAGGCAGCTTGAGCCGCCAGTTGGGGTGCTCTTGGGTGGTGCCGGGGAGATTTTGCTGTTCGATCACCCCGAAAATATCCTCCAGGCGGACTTCAACGAGGGCGGCCTGGCTCTGGGCCAGATACGTGAGCACGGCCTCTCGCAGGTCAACGGTGCTGGAATTCAGCACCGCATTCTCCGGCAGCAGTCCCCGGTCCCGCAAGGCCGCCTGCAGGAGAAGACGGTCCTCCTCCCTGGCGGCGGCATCGGCCTCCGCCAGATGGCCAGCGGGGTAAAGGTTCAGCCTGCGCTTGAGTGCCAAGTCACCCCCCTGCCAGAATCCCTCCAGGGTGGGCAGGTCATGGGTGGTCACCGCGGCCATGGTCCGGGGCGGGTACGCTTCCGGGGGGAGAAAGTGGCGATCCCCGTCCCGTTCAAAATAAAAGACGCGGTAGGAAAAGACGCCGCAGTTGTTCAGGTCCCGGCGGATGCGGGGCGGCACAGTGCCCAAATCTTCCCCGATGATCAGGGCGCGCCGGCGCACACTTTCCAGGGCCAGGATGGCCAGGAGTTCGCGTCGCGGGTAGCGGACGTAAGCCCCCTGGTCTGCTTCGGCGCCCCGGGGAATCCACAGCAGGCGGAATAATCCCATGGCGTGGTCCATCCGGAGCATACCGCCTGGAGGAATGTTGGCCTGGAGGGTGTCGATGAACAACTGGTAACCTGAGGCCCGCAGGCGTTCCGGGATCAGAGGCGGCAGGCCCCAGTTCTGCCCCTTGGGGTTGAAGGCGTCCGAGGGCGCGCCTATCGCAGCGCCCAGGGCGAAAAGGTCTTGATGTGCCCAGGTGTCGAAGCCCCCGGGTCCCGCTCCCAGGGCCAGGTCTTCGTAAAGGGTGAAGGTCAACCCCTGCTCCTGGGCGGCCTGGCACACCTGGCCAAGTTGGGTTTCGGCCAGCCACTGTCCGTACTGGGAAAGCCCGACTTCCTGGGGGTGTTTCCGGGCGAACTTGGCCACAGCATGGTTGTCGGGGTCCTGATATGGTTCGGGCCAGCGCCTCCAGTCGCCTTCGTGGAATTTTTCCGCCAGGGCGCTGAACCGACCGAATCTGGCCAGAGGCTCTCCTTTGGCGGCCAAAAACCCGGCGAACTCCTGCCCCCGGGTCGTCTTGGGATTTTCCGGGTCGCCGTGCATCCGGCAGAAGGTCTGATACAACAGTTTCAGTATCTTGCCCTTCAAGCGGCGGATTTCCTTGTAGGGCACCAATGGAGCTTCGGCCAGTCGGGTTTTGCCGGCTTGAAATTCCGGGCTGGCCAGGAGTTCCTGGGCCTTCCGGCAGTCTGAACTCTCGGGCACCATTTCCAGGTTGAGGTAGAGGATATTGAGAAAGACGCGGCTCGTGGGAGAATACGGACTGGGATCGACGTTATCCTGGATGCTCGCCGCATGAAGGGGGTTGACCCCCACAAACGCCGCGCCCAAGTCCCCGGCCCAGCGCATGATGGCGCTTAAGTCGGCAAAATCCCCCATACCCCAGTTACCACGGCTCCGCAAGGCATAGAGCGGCAGATTGAGGCCCCAATACCGGTAGCCTTTATCCAGCCAATCCGGGGCGTAAGCCTGAGAGGGCGCCGCGATCAACCTGGTCCACCCGGTTTCTTCCCGGCCGCCGCTTCGCACCTTCAGGGTCAGGTCGTAGTATCCCAATTCCAGGCTGGCTGGGAGGGGCAAATCCAAAGCGAATCTGAACCCCTCTGGAACCTTATGACTCTCGTTAGGTCCGTCAGGGGTAAGGCGCTTCTCCCAATGGTAGCGTTCGCCGGTTTCGCTGACCAGTTCTCCCTGAATATCCACTGTGGCCGGGGGCTCAGGTGAGGGGGACCAGACTCGCAGAATCGCCCCGGAAGTCGATGGCGCCGGGGCAACGAGCTGCACCGGCTCAACCAATGAGCCCCAGGGACCCAAGCGCCGCCGGGCGATTTCCTGATCCAGGCTTTCCGGGTCCTCCCACGGCACGCCCATGGTGGTCAAGAGAGCCTGGTAGGTGGCCTGGGAAGTGCGGTGACGGCTGCCAAAATTATCCCAGTACTGGGGGGTAATGCCGCACATGCAGCCCAGGGCCGCAATTTTTTTGGCGATGTCCTTACCGGCCATAATCAGACCAGCGCCCACGTGGCATATCCTATTGATGAAAAAAATTATACTCATTGCCAAAAAGTTTTTTCTTATTCACCCCTCACCCTAACCCTCTCCCGCAAGGGGAGAGGGGAATAAAAGGAAAGAACTTTTGGCAAGCGCTATAGGAGGAAAAAGAGATGGCCGCTTAAAGTTTTTTTATTTTAATGCTTCGTTCAGACCTGCGCCAGGGTCTTTTGCATTTTCGGCGGCCATTTTGGGGGGAAAACTTGCCATGAGCAGTTTCCGGAAGCTATTACGGCGAGGGCAAGGCGACGGCAGGCCCGGCAGAGACCTGGTTGATCATCCCGTCGGTAATGGCAAAGGCCGCCACCAGGGTTTTTTGATAACCGGGGTCGCGGCGTACGGACTCGAGGATATCGAGAAATTCCGGGTGGCAGGAGAAAAGCAGCACTTGTTGCTCACGGGCGAAATCGAGGATGACCCGGGCCGCGTTCGCCCGGCGGCTGGGGTCGAACTTAACCAGGACATCATCTAAGATGACCGGCAGGGGCTCGGATAAGCGGCCGAACTCCCGGGCCAGCCCCAGGCGGATGGCCAGATAGACCTGGTCCGCCAACCCGGCGCTCCAGGTCACTTCATCTTTCCGGGCCAGCGTCCGGTCTTCCAGGTGAACCCCATCTTCACCCACCGCGGCCAGGATGCGGTAGCGGCCATGGGCCATGGTGTTCAGAAACCGGCCCGCTTCCTGAATTACGAGAGGTTGCCGCTCCCGTTCATATACGCCCCGGGCCTTTTCCAGGAGATAGCGGCAGACCGCCAGGGTGGCCCAACGCCGGGTAGCCTCGGCCAGTTGGGCCTGCACCGTGCGCTGCTGCAGGAGTAAATCGCCCAACTGCCGGTCCTGCTCCATCGATTCCAATCTGCCTTTCAAGTTCCCGATTTCCTGGTCAGCCTGGGAAATCGCCTGTTCCAGCTCTTGTAAGTGACCGTTCAGGCGCACTTTATCCGTTTCCAGTTCTATGGGGTCGGTGCGGCTGAGTTCCTCTTCCAAGGCCACCTGGGCTTCCCGGGTGCCGGCCATGCGGCGCAGGGCATTTTCTTCGTTCTCCATCTGCTGGAACCAATTCTGCCATTTTTGGTAGGCCGCGCCCCGCCGCCGGAAGTCCTCTGTGTCAATGGCCTCAGCCTGGCGGAGCAAGTCGTCCCGTTCCCGTTCCAGCTCTTGGCCCTGGCTGGTTAAATTATTGAGGTCCCGGGCTGTGGCGACCTTTTGGGCGGTGAGCTCGCGTTGCTGCTGGCCAGCCGCCAGGACCGTGCTTAAGGCTCGGCGCAGGGCATCCAGGTCTGCCACTCCGGGCTCAGTCTCATGAGGCTTTTTGCCACAAGCCGTCAGAACCTGGCCGATTCTCCCTCTAGCCGAGTTCAGATATGCGGATAAAAGCTGCAAACGACGGTGGTGGCCATCCAGTACCCTGGCTGCACTCCGGGCATTTTCCACTGCCTGAAGCACCGCCTCGAACCCGGCGGGGTGCACTGTTTCCGTGAAGCCCCGTTGCGCTAGCCACCCGGACCATTCCTCCTTTCGCCGGACCAGCTCAAGGGCCGCCGCCTCGATTTCCGTCTGGGCCAACTCCTGCCGCGCCCGGGCCTGAGCCAACTGGTCCGCGGCCTGACGTTCAGCCTGGACTCGAGCCTGCCAATCCCTGAGGTGGGCCGCGGCCTGTTCCAATTCCCCGGCAATTTCCTCCAAAAGCATGGCATCACCCGGTGGCTCCCGGTCCATGACCTGGGCCGCCAGGGTGATCTCGGTATCCGCCGCCTCAATCTGCCTCTTCAAGTCGGCGATGGCCTCCAGGATGCCGGTCCGGGTCTCTTCCACCTGCTGCAACTCTTGCCCCAACACGGTACGGCGACGGGTCTCCACCCGGGTCTGCCAATGGTGGAGCCAAAAAAATAACCCCGCCAGCGCCAGCCCGACGCCGGGGATGATGCCCCCGAGGAGATAAGCCTGCCGATAAATGAACCAGCCCCCCAGGCCCAGGCCCACCACCAGCCAGGGCAGGCTAAGCCACCAGGGCAGGGTGGCCGTAGGGATCGTCAGTTGGCTTTCAAGCGCCGCGGCCCGAGCCTCAGCCTCATCGCTGGCGCTCTCTTTTGACCGGAGTTTCTCCGCCAGCACGTCGCGTTGGTGCAACCAGGCCCGCATCTGCCGCAGCGTCTCCTGATGCCGCGCCAGTTCCTGATTATCGGGAAGGGGCGGGGGCGGGAGGTCTCGTAAGTGCTTGTGTGCCGCTTCGGCCTGTTGATGCGCCTCGGTAACGGCTGTGGTCATGGACCGCTCTTCGGCCCTGGCGGCTTCTAACCGGCGTTCCGCGGCGTCCAGGTAGCGCCCGAACTCGGCCACCCGTTGGCGCACCTGCACCGAGGTATCCACGGCAGCGAGGCGTGCGGCATCCCAGTCCGGTCCCAAGGCCTGCAGTTTTCGTAGGAACTCGGCTTGGGCCTGGTCCAGGTCACTTTTGACGATGGGGTAGTTGTCCAAATCCGTTGCCAACTTCTCCCGCTCGCTGGCCAAAGACTCGATAGCTTCTTGTTGGGTCAGGACCGCTTCATCCAGGGTAAGCTGATTAAGAAGACCAGCGAGTTGCTGAACTTCCCTAACTTTTAGCTTCTGCTGCTGGCGATTTGTGTTCAAATCTTTCAGGACACTTTCCAGGCGAGCTTCGCCGTTTACCGGAAAATTCCGGGCAAACTCCACCTCGCCGGCCTTTTCCCGGGCCAGGTTTCGATTCGCCCAGGGGACCCGAGCCTGTTCCAGCCGCTCCAGCCGCCCCAATTGGCGGCGGAGTTGTTCGGCCTCCCGGCGATTGGTATCGACCAGGGCCTCAAGCTGTTCCCGTTGCCGCTGCCCTTCGGCATAGGCCGCGGCCTGGCCCTGGAGCTCCTTGATTTCGGCCTCGATCTCCCGGAATCGCTTCGTCAGCAGGTTGATCTGTTTCTGCCCCCGTTGGGCCAGGAGGGCGGCCAGTTCTTTATCAAGATTCTTCAAAACCTCGGGCACCGAGGCGCTCCCCAGGCCCGCGCCCGCGGCAAAGAGGCGGCCCCGCACGCCTTCCTGGGAGAGGACCCCCAACCCCTGGAGTTCGTCCAGCCCTACGGCAAAGACATGCTTAAAGGTCTCCCGGTCCAGCCCGCCCAAAAGGTGGAGAGCCGGCTCGGCCTGGATCGTGGCCCCGCCGGCTTGAGTGAGGGTTGCCGGACCGCGACCGGGCCGCGCCAGGGTGAACTGCCGGCCGTCTTGCATAATGAGCGCCAGGCGCCCGCCGGGGTTGCCCCCGCGCAAGGGCTCGTAATCGTTGCGCTTTTTATCTCGCCGGGGAAAACCGAAAAGTTGGGTCCGCAAAAATTCCATCAAGGTGGTTTTGCCGGATTCGTTGTCACCCAGGAAAAGCACCAGGCCCAGGGGCAGGTCTTGTATGCCCTGATCGTGGTAAATGCCGAACCCGTCGATGTGCAAGCCGGTTATATGCATGAGAGAACTAAATTCATAATTAATATGGTGTTTGGTAAATGGTTTTTAGGTGAATCAAATCCGGGGTTAAATGAAAGACAAATCCCCCCAAACCCCCCCTTTTTCAAAGGGGGGCTTTTAGGAGGGAGGAAGTGACCCAAGAGTCCCAAAATTAGCGATCCTTCGCTACCCCAGGATGACAAAACAGCTATTCCTCCTCGGGGAGCAGGTGGTCCACCCCCAGGATTTCGGCGGCATCGAGGATGGAGAGGAGTTCGGCATCCGCGAGACGCTCCAGGGCAGCGGCGATCACCCGGTGTTCCGGCCGCTGTTTCAATACGTCCCGGAGAAGGGCTCCGGGGTTGGCTTGATCCCGGAGGCTTTGCGCGGCATTGAGGAAATCGCCGACGAAATCTTGGACCAAGCGGCGCTGAGCCAGGTCCAGGGGCGGCCGGGTCTGATTTTGGATAGATTCCACCCAGACAAAGTCAAGGCGCTCCGGCTCGCCTTCACGCAACGGTTCCGCCAGGTCCCGTTCCAGGTCGATTCTTCCAGCCAATTCCCGATGGAGTTCGCCTCTGCCGGTCAGACTGAGACGGAGAATGGCAGCCCGACCGGAGGCTTCGGCCCGCACCTCCTCCCGTACCCGGAACATGGCGTCCAACAGGTCGTCCCAGGTCGAACGATCACCGATGTCCAGATCCTGTCTGAACCAGCGCACTGCGTCGGTGGCCACAAAGGTGGGCGAGATGCGGCGGGCGGCATCCACCCGCACGAGGTAGCAGCCCCGAGGGCCCATTTCCCGCCAGCTGCGACCCTGGGGGTTGCCGGGATAAATGATGCACGGGGCCTGGGTCCGCATAATCTTCTGGGCATGAATGTGCCCCAAGGCCCAATAATCGAGGCCAGCCGAGGCCAGGTCTTCCATTGTGCAGGGAGCGTAATTATCGTAGTCAGGGTCGCCGCCCACGTTGCAATGGAGCACCCCGATGGCAAAGGGGGCCTCCGGGTCGCGCTTAAAGCCGGCGGCGAGATTGGCCTTGACTTCCCGGACCGGGTAACTGATGCCGTAGATGTGGGCCAAGGTGGCGCCGTTTCGACGAATGGGGAAGCACTCCACGCTGTGGCCCCCGAAGCGCCGGGCCAGGCCTGGCATCGTGAGGTGGGCCTCCCAGCCGGAAAGGGGGTCGTGATTACCATGGGCGATAAAACAGGGAATGCCTGCGTCGGCGGCCTTCCGCAGGGAGTCCCGGAACCGGAGTTGGGCTCGCAGGCTGCGGTTCTCGCCATCGTGCACGTCCCCGGCCACGATGATGAAATCTGCCTGCTCCCGCCGGGCCAGGTCGACGATCTGGTCGAGGGCCTGGAAGGTTGCCTCCCGGAGCACGGCGGCGATCTCGGGCGCGGCGGCGTGGATCCCCTCAAAGGGGCTATCCAGGTGCAGATCGGCGCAATGCACAAAACTGAAAGGGATGGATTCGGACATACCTAATTTGTTTGAGAGTTCGGTTGATCTCCTTTAGCTGTCTCATGGTCGATTCCGGGAGGGGGGTGGGGCAAGGTGAAATAAAACGTCACCCCCTGTCCCATGGCGCCTTTTGCCCAGATCCGGCCGCCATGCCGGAGAATGATGCTCCGCACGGTGGCCAGTCTGACGTCAGCGCCGGAAAAGTCTCTGCCGGCGTGCAGCCGCTGAAAAGACCGAAACAGCTTGTGGCCATAGTGTATGCCAAAATCGGTGCGGTTGTCTCGGACAAAGAAACCTTTGTGGCAATTCTTTGCGGGCAGGGCTCCGAACTCAATTATGCCCTGAGGCAGCTCCTCCGTAAATTTCCAGGCATTGCCCAGAAGGTTTTGGAGGACCGACCGGAGCATGGTGGGGTCGCCTAAGGCGGAAAGGCCTGGCTCGATGATGAACTCCACCCGGCGCGCCGGCGCGGTGCGCTTGAGACCCTCAGCGATTAACCGGGCCTGGTGGCTCAAGTCAATCTCTTCACGATGCAAATCGAGCCGGCCCAGCCGGGAAACTTCCAGCCTTGCCTCGATGAGCTCACCCAGCTGAAGAATCACCCCATGCATCCGCTCAAGATAGTTGCGCCCTTTCACATCGAGTTGTTGGGCGCTGTGTTCCTCCAAGGCCCGGCAGTAGCCGCGGAGCCAGCGCCCCAGGACCTTAAAATCGTGAAATATCGTATCGGGGCAACTATCCAGATCCCGGTAAGGGGTCCGCACCTCTCTCTTGGTTATTTCGGGCTCTTTTTGAATTTGCTGCTCCAGCTTGCCGTTAAGCCGCTGGAGGCGTTTTTCCACTTCCCGGTATCCGGATATGTCGATGCCGGTGCCGATGACATATTCCACCGAGCCGTCTTCTTTGGGGAAGGCCGTATTGGACCAGGCAATCAGGCGGCGGGTGCCGTCTTTGGCCACCCAATCGATCTGCCAGGATTGCGAAAAATCACCGGCGATGAGATCAAAGAAGGCCTCTTGCACTTCATCCACTTCTTCAGGAGCCGGGAATACTTCCCAGAAAGGTCGATTTCTGACGTCGGCCAAAGCATACCCGGTGATGGCCTCGCACATACGGTTAAGACGAATGATGCGTCCTTCGGCGTCCAAGACGAGCACAATTACCTGGGCCATTTCTATGAGGCGGTCGGCAAAATCTTTCTCTTGCCGCACCACTTCGCTGCTTAACCTGAGGTTGTGGAACAAGCGATTATAAGGTTTGATAAGCTCCGTGGCGATCAGCGCCCGATAAATCAAGTACAATGAAGCAATCTTCAGGAGGTGCCCGGCCAGACCGGCCTGGGCCGACACCCCCGCCAGAAAGGTAAGAGCCACCTCCGAGGCGATGGCCAGGGCGATGGCCCCCAGCAACAAGCGGAGTACACCCGGGTCGAATTCGCTCCGCTGGCGCCATAATAAGGCCATGGCTCCCAGGAGGATGACGCTATTGAAATACTCGGCGGTTTTTTGGAGGGCGGCCAAAACCGGGCCTGGCGCTACCAAATCGAAGGGGACCTGCCGCCAGACAAAGATCATCAGAATGATGGTGATGAAGGCCAGCAGATAACCACTGAGAAC
The sequence above is a segment of the Desulfobaccales bacterium genome. Coding sequences within it:
- a CDS encoding MASE3 domain-containing protein — its product is MDERLLTPSALVSYVLWGLLLLGLLLTSRYSYLLFHSIAGFFSAVIATGVFAIAWNARLFQENNYLLFLGIAYLFVGALDLLYTLSYQGMGVFPGAGLQLPAHLWLAARSLEAVSLFLAPQCIGRRLRPYAVLSGYLLAFITIILMIFVWRQVPFDLVAPGPVLAALQKTAEYFNSVILLGAMALLWRQRSEFDPGVLRLLLGAIALAIASEVALTFLAGVSAQAGLAGHLLKIASLYLIYRALIATELIKPYNRLFHNLRLSSEVVRQEKDFADRLIEMAQVIVLVLDAEGRIIRLNRMCEAITGYALADVRNRPFWEVFPAPEEVDEVQEAFFDLIAGDFSQSWQIDWVAKDGTRRLIAWSNTAFPKEDGSVEYVIGTGIDISGYREVEKRLQRLNGKLEQQIQKEPEITKREVRTPYRDLDSCPDTIFHDFKVLGRWLRGYCRALEEHSAQQLDVKGRNYLERMHGVILQLGELIEARLEVSRLGRLDLHREEIDLSHQARLIAEGLKRTAPARRVEFIIEPGLSALGDPTMLRSVLQNLLGNAWKFTEELPQGIIEFGALPAKNCHKGFFVRDNRTDFGIHYGHKLFRSFQRLHAGRDFSGADVRLATVRSIILRHGGRIWAKGAMGQGVTFYFTLPHPPPGIDHETAKGDQPNSQTN
- the malQ gene encoding 4-alpha-glucanotransferase, producing MGAGLIMAGKDIAKKIAALGCMCGITPQYWDNFGSRHRTSQATYQALLTTMGVPWEDPESLDQEIARRRLGPWGSLVEPVQLVAPAPSTSGAILRVWSPSPEPPATVDIQGELVSETGERYHWEKRLTPDGPNESHKVPEGFRFALDLPLPASLELGYYDLTLKVRSGGREETGWTRLIAAPSQAYAPDWLDKGYRYWGLNLPLYALRSRGNWGMGDFADLSAIMRWAGDLGAAFVGVNPLHAASIQDNVDPSPYSPTSRVFLNILYLNLEMVPESSDCRKAQELLASPEFQAGKTRLAEAPLVPYKEIRRLKGKILKLLYQTFCRMHGDPENPKTTRGQEFAGFLAAKGEPLARFGRFSALAEKFHEGDWRRWPEPYQDPDNHAVAKFARKHPQEVGLSQYGQWLAETQLGQVCQAAQEQGLTFTLYEDLALGAGPGGFDTWAHQDLFALGAAIGAPSDAFNPKGQNWGLPPLIPERLRASGYQLFIDTLQANIPPGGMLRMDHAMGLFRLLWIPRGAEADQGAYVRYPRRELLAILALESVRRRALIIGEDLGTVPPRIRRDLNNCGVFSYRVFYFERDGDRHFLPPEAYPPRTMAAVTTHDLPTLEGFWQGGDLALKRRLNLYPAGHLAEADAAAREEDRLLLQAALRDRGLLPENAVLNSSTVDLREAVLTYLAQSQAALVEVRLEDIFGVIEQQNLPGTTQEHPNWRLKLPLTLDQMIQDPEPARIAARLNEARGREK
- a CDS encoding alpha-amylase family glycosyl hydrolase; translation: MPETAEPALLYNLFPPLAGTIPQWEEHLDRIAGLGFTWIFLNPINTPGLSGSLYAIKDYFGLNPRFFPESGQDPEAALVHFLKAAQGRGLKVMMDLVINHTAIDSPLVTEHPEWYAKDKKGKIKHPGAIDPADATKVTVWGDLAELEYWPPPDPEGLLHFFDAVVAKYLRLGFMGFRADAAYKIPGDFWGRLIGEAKNLEPQAQFFAETLGCRLEECSQLSSSGFDFLYNSSKWWDYKEPWCLEQYNTFRHLAPSVSFPESHDTERLAAESGGAPEIARQRYLFAAYFSTGLMMPIGYEYGFKKRLNVVETCPQDWETPTYDLTSFIKGVNRMKKACPVLLEEGPQARVNPEEEPVALLLKSRESRKGRVLAVINATAEPQTVAIPDLTKLLGKPVRAWKDLTPDTIPLKLRSHLEFNLPPARIRIFYNPEGAPLPEVTKKEET
- a CDS encoding DNA repair exonuclease; the encoded protein is MSESIPFSFVHCADLHLDSPFEGIHAAAPEIAAVLREATFQALDQIVDLARREQADFIIVAGDVHDGENRSLRAQLRFRDSLRKAADAGIPCFIAHGNHDPLSGWEAHLTMPGLARRFGGHSVECFPIRRNGATLAHIYGISYPVREVKANLAAGFKRDPEAPFAIGVLHCNVGGDPDYDNYAPCTMEDLASAGLDYWALGHIHAQKIMRTQAPCIIYPGNPQGRSWREMGPRGCYLVRVDAARRISPTFVATDAVRWFRQDLDIGDRSTWDDLLDAMFRVREEVRAEASGRAAILRLSLTGRGELHRELAGRIDLERDLAEPLREGEPERLDFVWVESIQNQTRPPLDLAQRRLVQDFVGDFLNAAQSLRDQANPGALLRDVLKQRPEHRVIAAALERLADAELLSILDAAEILGVDHLLPEEE
- a CDS encoding AAA family ATPase produces the protein MHITGLHIDGFGIYHDQGIQDLPLGLVLFLGDNESGKTTLMEFLRTQLFGFPRRDKKRNDYEPLRGGNPGGRLALIMQDGRQFTLARPGRGPATLTQAGGATIQAEPALHLLGGLDRETFKHVFAVGLDELQGLGVLSQEGVRGRLFAAGAGLGSASVPEVLKNLDKELAALLAQRGQKQINLLTKRFREIEAEIKELQGQAAAYAEGQRQREQLEALVDTNRREAEQLRRQLGRLERLEQARVPWANRNLAREKAGEVEFARNFPVNGEARLESVLKDLNTNRQQQKLKVREVQQLAGLLNQLTLDEAVLTQQEAIESLASEREKLATDLDNYPIVKSDLDQAQAEFLRKLQALGPDWDAARLAAVDTSVQVRQRVAEFGRYLDAAERRLEAARAEERSMTTAVTEAHQQAEAAHKHLRDLPPPPLPDNQELARHQETLRQMRAWLHQRDVLAEKLRSKESASDEAEARAAALESQLTIPTATLPWWLSLPWLVVGLGLGGWFIYRQAYLLGGIIPGVGLALAGLFFWLHHWQTRVETRRRTVLGQELQQVEETRTGILEAIADLKRQIEAADTEITLAAQVMDREPPGDAMLLEEIAGELEQAAAHLRDWQARVQAERQAADQLAQARARQELAQTEIEAAALELVRRKEEWSGWLAQRGFTETVHPAGFEAVLQAVENARSAARVLDGHHRRLQLLSAYLNSARGRIGQVLTACGKKPHETEPGVADLDALRRALSTVLAAGQQQRELTAQKVATARDLNNLTSQGQELERERDDLLRQAEAIDTEDFRRRGAAYQKWQNWFQQMENEENALRRMAGTREAQVALEEELSRTDPIELETDKVRLNGHLQELEQAISQADQEIGNLKGRLESMEQDRQLGDLLLQQRTVQAQLAEATRRWATLAVCRYLLEKARGVYERERQPLVIQEAGRFLNTMAHGRYRILAAVGEDGVHLEDRTLARKDEVTWSAGLADQVYLAIRLGLAREFGRLSEPLPVILDDVLVKFDPSRRANAARVILDFAREQQVLLFSCHPEFLDILESVRRDPGYQKTLVAAFAITDGMINQVSAGPAVALPSP